The Pristis pectinata isolate sPriPec2 chromosome 16, sPriPec2.1.pri, whole genome shotgun sequence region GAATCATAGTTTTTTCATTGTTGTCAGTACACTACTTATACGCTAATATACATTTCATAAGTGGCTGTGGTGCTGTAAAAATCCTGCTGAGGCTTCACTCTGGAAGATAACCAAGTCTTAACCATTCATCAGATGTTGCTGAAGTTGTTTGATCACCAAATGCATTACATTGCAGTGTAGCACTCTGTGCTGTTTACTTGCTTGCTGCATACAAAGTTGCTAGCCAtttgattttgtgtgtgtttgttgaTCTTCCATTGTATGATTGTATTTATCAGCATTAGAAACATGACTTCCAATTAGATGCAATGCTAGTTTCACTAGATGCAGTAACTCATTGTTGACTGTTATGATTTCTTGTTCATTGAGGAAGGGGCAGGTGCAACTAATAGAAATATAATTTGGTACGATGGAAGCCGCCTTTACAGTTGGGGTTGGATTATATTGTCTGTGGTGCTGGGTAGCTATGGATACTGCTAAATCTATAATGTTTAACGTACTTATTACCTATCACCCTTTGGTATCTAGTCTTCCACACTGTGACACCAATCCtctactgtggctgcagtgtattcCATCTAGAAAATGTCCTTCTGCACCTTGCagagcatctttaaaaaaaatacctccacaaacccatgatctctatcACCTCAAAGTCCAAGGGCTGCAGGCACATAATACCACCACCATCTTTTCCAAACTGCACACTAGCTGAACTTtgaaatatattactgttccCTTCtcatgctgggtctaaatcctgaaactccctgcccAACGGCACTAAAGTACCTTCACCAGGGAGGCTGCAGCAGTTCAGATAGCAGCTCGCCATCATTGTCTCAGGCTGTTAGGAATGGCCAATGAATGCTGGTCTAGCCAATAATGCCCACATTTGTAAATGAGTAAACTGATAAATAATAATATATCTTCTATTATATGCAGGTTATTATTCACATTTATGTCCCAGCTGTTGTAGATTTAACACCATTACATAAACATTGAAAAGTTGAGCTTTGTCACTTAATAATATGCAGTCATGATAAAGGAATTGAAGGTGATCTACCTATGAAATTGACAGGAATTGGAATCTCCATAAGGTATTTCGGGGGAATGAAATCATATTGAGGATGTTGTATTAAATTGGAGCGCACATGTTTAAGCTGAACTCTCTTTTGAAATGAAAATGTACTGTAGAAAAATAATTATTAGTCTAGTCAATCTCCCAAGTGACAGAACAGTAGAATTCCAACAGCCATCTTATTAATCTAAATTTCTGTTCTTGCTTCACTAAAATGGTACAATGAAATTTCAGACAAGTACCTTAAGAAATGGGCAaatctttttccctctcttcatCAGTGACACTGAAACCAATGTCTTGTTACCACTAATGTAACAatctctttttctttcaattctgcttAAAGTTCCTGGATAAATCAGAAGATGTGCTATTAAAGCATCAGGCCAATATCAATGAACTCAAACGGACTTTACAGGAGTCTACTAATATTAAGATAAGTCACGGTGACCGGGAAAAGAAATTAACAACTTCTCCATCAAAACCTAAAGAGAAGGAGCAGGAGGAATCGGAGAAGCTCAAAGAGGTGGGTTCTGTTTCTAAGCGCTTTATTGAAGCTGTAAGTGTGTTAGATTTACCAACTTGGTTTTGGCTCTTGCTGGTCCGTTTGTTTGTTACTGTGTTGGTGATGGCTATTTTTCTAGTTGCAGCAAAGGGATGAACAGTGTGGATGTTACTTAAAATAGAATTGCACCACAGTTAGTTCTCACACAGAAGGTTTTGACCACCACCTTGGTGCAGAATAAAATGATAGGAAGTTCTAACAGAAATATGAacggtgattagactattgaCTGAGATTCATTTACTCTACAATTTTTTGAATGACAGACTGCAATATTCCTGTACCCTAGATAGAGAAGAGTTGTCCAAATAAAGTACTTAACATTTTCCAAATTCCTTGTGAAAAATTCATGGCAGTGTAAAACTTCCATTCTAATCTTGCCTCCTCAGTAACATAGCAATGTGATTTTGCCATGGTATTTAAGTGCATTTGCTTTGATAGTGTTAATAATATTTCCACCACAGTTCACCTTTGTGATGCATTAGAGTTAGGGAGAGTTTTTTAATAGATTGTGCCATCTACAGTTAACCCAACATTACTGCAGCTGTAGATAATGTGCAAGCTTCAATGTTGTGTGGCTTTTAAATTCCACATATTTATTGACATAAATCAAATTTGACTGAGGAGGACAGTTGTAGCAAATCAATAAAATGCAGTGCACTCTTTCTCATCTATGCAATGTGGTTAATGACGAAGGTTACTTCAAAACATTTCCATTGGTGCTCAAAAATAACCTTTCCCGAGCCACATCTGGGAGGCCGATCTGATACATCTTCAGCTCCCTTTCTCATTACTCGTCTGTCTCGAGCTCGCTCTCAAATGAGGTTTTGTACTGACTGTAGCCTTAATTTGGCATGATTATGACCTATGCACCCATGAGATTGACAGCATAGATAAAGCATACCAAATATTGTGCTGCACATATGAATATCATTTGACCATTGAATATGAACGCATCATGATTACTCACCGGTCTAAAGAGGCCTCATTTAAATTTGCCAAGGGGATGGTAATGATATCGGATCTCTTTGTTAATGCTAATTCTGCAATTGGTACCATTTTTGAAAAGGATCATCGATGTCCATCCAAGGTGCCTGTCTTTTTCAGAGTGGTAAGTTCTCCCAGTTCCCACATTAGATTGGAACTGGTTAGAATATATACCATGCACATTCCAATCACTTTTACATCTGATGGATCCAAAGAAGATCTATTAAAACTATTTTTGTGAGATTGTGATCTTTCATTTCCACCTTCAGTGTTATTTTTGCCCCACAAAATTGacttgttatttttaaaacaaaagctttaaaatgtttatacttgttttttatatatttaaaaacaagcTTTAAATAGACAACACCAGATCTTTATGCGTGACCTACTAAATTTCCTGGTGTGGAAGGAGTCTTCATTTGAGGTCTGATTTATCCATGGTGTCCAGAGAGTAAGTGAATAAGAAAGCAGAATGGCACAGCTTTTGTTCTGACATACCTTTGCTTAACCAAGTATGATTATGACATGTACATTCAGAGGGTAAAGAGTACTAAATATTGTGCAGTTATAATAAAAATCTAGTACTAATAAAAATGATGTGACAGTCACTAATTTATTGTTTGATTCTAATAAATTTTATAGTAAATATTTTGTATTCTGATTGACGATATGGGGTATGTGTCTGAAAAATGCTGCACAGGACAGCGGTACTTGTAATCTTCAGATAGGCAAtgtgtatgattttttttattactatTCAGTGTTTGCATAGTCCTTGTGTTGCAAGGAAACTTTGTATAAACTGCAACTTGCTAATAGATTTTTTGTATGTTTGTAACTGACACAAATTCAGCAATGTTGATGGTTGAAGAACAAAGCACAAGCAACATGTGTTTTGTATATTTGCTTATAATGTctcctttttttcttaaattcttcAGTTGTTGAACAATGAGGCTTCTTTCTCCCTTGTGGTTCTTTCACTTGGGGTTTTGTTAATTTGTTATTCAAATGCTACAGTTTACTGAAGGCcagaaacaaaatttaacataACTATATTGCAGTTTTAGTTTGTTTCCAGAAGCGGCTCTTAGAACCAAGTAGTGTTATGAAATGTGCAAATTTCAATTTTAGTAGATTTGGGGATGAATGTATcttaaatttcttaccagtacTGTCATATCACTAACATTGCTGATTTAATCCATTTGTACTGATTGTGTTGGCCATTTTCCCATCAGTGTGCTGCACCAGCCTTTACTGGCATCCTCTGACCTCCGAGCAGACTGTTGCCAGTACTAACAAATCTTACCAAGTAAACCACATGAGTCagttttactgttttatttccagTCCTCAACTATTTCTCATTCAATTTATCCCTGTGATAAGCCATGCAGTTCTAGATGTTGTATTGACTCATTGCTGAACTGAAAGTCAGTAGGAAAAAACACACTTTGATATCATTAAAATAATGCCATAATCTGTCTTCAGACCTTTCTTAATTAACTATTTAAAGTTATGAGTTCATAGATGTGAAATGTTCTTTAGCCGTGCTGTGCTTCAATCAATAAATGCAGCCCACGGTGGTATTTGATTAAAATACATTGGAGTTTAATGAATATGGAAAATCTTTAAGAAAAGAATTCCATTTCATAATCAATAAGTGTTAAATTTTATGGGAGTTCTGAAGGTCAAGGTGCCTCAAGTAATTTTCTATATTCAGTGTTATTTGTTTGTTGTTCTTCTTGTACAGGCTTTGTGTTTGACAGCAGACTTGCCTCGATGTTGCTGGATTGTACTGGCATTTCCAGATGGAACTGCCACAGTTTCTCAGCATAGTGTTGGCACGTGTAGGACTCACCACGTTGAATGTGGTAGTCCCAAACTTGCAGCTAAGATCTGCCAGTGATTTCCCGGGTGCTCCCTGTGGGATCCAGCTGTGGTGCAGGAGCTCACTGGAATACCCCAGTATTTGTATTTGTGCTGGGAAACCTGGTCTTGGATCTGGCACAGGATCCACAAATTTTACAagtgcaaggaagaatgggaaggTAAATATGTGCTTTGAACAATGTTTTGAAATAGGTGATTTTTCTTTCGCATTTTTTTTGTCATCAGAAAAAATTAAGTTTGTTTCATTGTGAACTTTCTCGAATACTTCTAAATATCAGGAACATTCAAATGCATTGGTAAACTCCAAGAGCTTTGACTGACAGCAAAGCTAATATTGTGGCTTTGCCGTAAGTCCAAATTTTTGAGGTTTTGCAGGCAGGCCCACCCAGACAATCCAATTACATTGCTCAAGGCCGTTGTGCCACTTGAGGGCCTTGCTGCTTGGCTCCAGGGTGGACTCAGCCAGCAAAATTACCTTTCCATGTCTGACAAGGTAAGTGCATGGCATCAACATTTTTCATGTCAGGTGCCGGCCCTCACTTGGCAACCTTCTGGGTGAAGCTTTTGAAAAGACACAAAGTGTAGGCAGCAGATAGCTgctctgaaagtggtgtcattTGGAAGCGGTTAAAAAAGCTGAATGCAAGATTCCTGTGTTGTGATTCCTGTGTTGCATTTCCTGTCATGCTGTACAGAACTTGGTACATGTGGAAGCTTATCTGGCCTTGAGAAAATCTGAGGTTTAGTTCAGGGATGAGTtagaacattttgggaagttatttTCAGGGACATGTTTATCTGACTGTTGTGGTATTTGTTACAGGATGAGGGTCCTCTAGGAACTGCAAGCAGTTTGAGGAGCAGACAAGTGTTAATTAAACTTCTGCTCATCACTTGCCTTGagcctttagttttttttaaagtttaacaGCCTCCTCCCCCCACAGCTGTTAAGATATTTAATAGCATGAGCAAAATCGCCATAGATCACTCAAATAGACTGGTATACCACAATTCAACGTTACAAGAAAATCTGCTTTCTTATTAATGCTACGtttattaattgaaaaaaaaatcaaacatcttGAAAGTAACTGCAAAGTTTAAGAAATGGTGCTATTTGATAAAATGCCCGCATATTGTGCTTTTTAACCGAGTACAGTGTATCGTATTGTGCAAGCGTGAATGACCAGTTTTGATACTATTTTAAAGGAAAATCTGATACATCTACACCTAAAAGTGCAAGCAAGAAGCTAGCACATCTATTATGTGTTTTTATGCAATATGTTCTGGTACATCAGCTAATTAACCTTTTTATCAGTCTGCGAGGGCTGAAGAGGAGGTCAAGGAAGAGCCTACTTCTCAAGTGGGTGCCATTGCCTTATCTCTGGAAGCTTCAGCAAAGAAAAGTCTTGCATCTTCCCCTGAGGTTGACCTTTTCAGTTATATATTTAACAACACACTGAATTATAGTTTTGTCAAAATTCATCTCTGCTTATTTAATGATGGTTATTTTTAGATGGCAGAACTGACATCggggggtgatttttttttaaaccagtttgCTAATATTTTCTAAAGGGTTAATATTTATTGATGTAAAACAGCTAAGCATTAAAATTAGACAAATGTAAAAGATGTTTGttactgtgaaatttgttgtttaccCATTTATGATTCATTTATTTCATCATTAATTGCTGTATTGAGGACCTAGAAAACTAAATCATATTACCATGTATTCACATTTCACAGAATTACTAAAATGTATATTTAGAAAATTTAGCTTCATCCAATTGTAGCAATTCATACTTCACCAtaaagcaaaatgaaataaatgaaatgcatGTCTGTTGCTATATTCTTGTTCATGGAATACTGTGATGTTGACAAGTTTCTGTATTTGAAATGTAGGGCTCTGATGAATGGGTTATAATAGAAAAACAAGCTTCTAGGCTAGAAGAACTAGTTGTAGTTGAAGTGAAAAGTGACAGAAATGaatccaaagaagaagaagcagttGAGGCTATATCACTTGTTTGTGACAAAAAGCAAATTGATTTAGAACTATCATCTCCTGAAATGGAGCTTATAAAAGAAGCAATTCACAAGGATGAGCCATGTGAAGACAAATCTCCAGTGACTGAAGAAATTTGTATTCTATCTGCTGAACAAAAAGAAGACTCTTCTGAATCTATTGGTTCAATAGAAAAGACAAGGACAATAACTACTCCATTGCATTGCACAGAGTTACCAAAGTCAGATCAACAAGAAGAACCTGAAGTGGAAAAACACAAAGCTGAATATGAAGTTGCATTTGAGAAAGTTTTAGATGAAGAGTGCTTAATTTCTGAACACAAACATGTAGATGATACCTCAGTTTGCAGCTCAGAATCGTTAGAACAAGTTTCAATACATACTAGAGAAAAGCTATCTAAATCCAAGGAAGATTTAAAATCCGACTCCCAACCATGTAAAGGTGCACAGTCGACATTGCCTGTGCAAATGACTGGCAGAGAGGAATCCAAATCTGTTTCTCCGGAAAATGGTAAAACCAGGTGTGAGGAACCTAAAGACTCCAAGGACATTTCTCCACAAGATGGTGAGAAAAAACCGGATTCTCTAACAGCTGACCGAAAAGGCCCAGGCTTTCAAGGAGAAAGTCTACAAGAAGTGGAGGCAGAATTGCAAGCATTTGATCAAGAGGAAGAAATTGAGCCAACTTTCCAGATAGATTCTAACCACACATTTACATCAattctctctgtaactgaaaaAGACGAATTGCATTCCGAAAAAGGGAAGACATCAGACACCAAGGTAGCTATCCAAAAGGACTCCATGTCCATTTATGAAGAGAAGCATGACTCTAAATCCAGTTATTCAGTAGCTGTAAAGGAATCAGAAATAATAACTGAAGTAGAGGGCAAAGCTGCTTCCCCATTGGATACCATTGAAGCTCACAAGGCTGAAGGGGCTTGTGCCTTTGAAGAAGATTCTGAAGTGTCTCAGCCCTGTTCAATGCGATGGGATAATAATGAGTCAAGGACATTCTCAGAAAAAGAGTCAGAAACATGTGACTTAAAGCCTCATTCTataggggaagaggaaagatcaaACTTGGAAGTACACAGAAAAGATCCAAAACCATGCACAAGAGAAGACGATGGGAAAAAGAGAAAGCCATGCACGCTGCAAGAGGAAGGAAAAGAGCCAAGGCCAGGTACACTGGAAGGCGAAGGAAAAGAGCCAAGTCCATGCATGCTGGAAGACGAAGGGCAAGAGGCAAGGCCATGCACGCTGGAAGACGAAGGAAAAGAGGCAAGGCCATGCACGCTGGAAGACGAAGGAAAAGAGCCAAGGCCATGCACGCTGGAAGACGAAGGAAAAGAGCCAAGGCCAGGTACACTGGAAGGCGAAGGAAAAGAGCCAAGGCCATGCACGCTGGAAGACGAAGGAAAAGAGCCAAGGCCATGCACGCTGGAAGACGAAGGAAAAGAGCCAAGGCCATGCATGCTGGAAGACGAAGGACAAGAGCCAAGGCCAGGTACACTGGAAGACAAAGGACAAGAGCCAAGGCCATGCACGCTGGAAGATAGTGGAAAAGAGCCAAGGCCAGGTACACTGGAAGACGAAGGAAAAGAGCCAAGGCCAGGTACACTGGAGGACGATGGACAAGAGCCAAGGCCAGGTACACTGGAGGACGATGGACAAGAGCCAAGGCCAGGTACACTGGAGGACGATGGACAAGAGCCAAGGCCAGGTACACTGGAGGACGATGGACAAGAGACAAGGCCAGGTACACTGGAGGACGATGGACAAGAGACAAGGCCATGTACActgaaaaatgaaggaaaagagTCAAAGCCAAGTACACTGGAGGATGATGGAAATGAGAGAAGGCTATGTTTACCTAAGGACAATGGAATAGGGACAAGGCCATGTACACTGGAAGATAATGGTGAAAAGTTCAATGATAATAAAATGCTCAAGCAGCTTTCCCAGAGTGATGCCAATGATTCTGTTCAAGTTGTGTCTCAATCAAATGACAGGGATGAATtgaaagactttttcccaaggaCAGCGAGTGATGAATATAAAATATGTTCTTCTGCGCATGTATCATCTGTGTTGGACTGCTCAAAATCCACAAACATGACTGAATATAACAACTTAGCATCCAATGAACTGTTATCAGAAGCGAGTCAAGATCAGTTTCTTGTGAACAACAAAGTAGATTCCAGAACAGAATCTCAAAAGGAATATTCTGAGGGAAAATTGTCTGAACTGGATTCACCTGATCTTGAGTTGTCAGACCAACAAGTGGTCCTTAGAGCTGAATTTTCTCATGTTGAAAGATTGCAACCATCAACAATAACTTTGCTTCCATCCAAATCGAGAGAGGAAGAGCCCAAGTCTAATCAAGTTACTGAACTTGAGTACGTAAGAATTACAGAGTTGCCAAAAGTTGATCCTCTGAAGCCAATATGCAAACCGGGAAGAGAGAGCATTTTATTTATGCGCGACAGAGAATTTCCAAATCCATCAGAGCAGCTGGCAGAAATTTACTCTTCAGCCAAGCTTAAAGAGAGAGATCCAGATGTGTATGATATGGGGTCGGCTACTCTGAAGGATAAAATATCGTACTTTGAATTGAAATTGGGAGAAAATATTTACTTAAAAAAGCCAGTCAAAGTGTTGGAACAGGCTGCACAGATTTCTGAAGTTGGATCCCCGGATTCAGGCTGTGAAGTGGAATTGACAGAAGCAGTGGTAACTCTTCATGTGAATTATCACAAGGAAACATTGTTCCAGCATGTTTTGTCAAATAGCATCCTACATCATACAACTTTACATAGCTTGAAACAAGTTTATTTCTGAATTGCTATTTTATGTTTTAGTCATGTGTATTGCTAAATGCAGAGCATTGTATTCAATCCGTTAATTTGCTTTCCTTTTTATTTAGACCATTTAGAGTTTTGCAACTGCAAATGTCAATCGATCTACCACATTGACCTTTGGCAGCAATGAGAACAGTCGAAGCTGAAGTGTCTCCTAAAAACAAAATGTCAATGCTTTTCTCACATTGCTAGAAAGTTGCATTTTGATGATGCTCTGAAAAAAGAATAGGCTGTGATTTCCCCTTGCttagtttattttctctctccactgttctGCTCCTTCCTTTTTAAGCATACTAATGCCTGTCAAAACAATTATTAGTGGCTGATTTCCTGCTATTGCTGTGGTGCTAGCTCCCGAACTGTTTGCTGCTGTGTCATTTAACAATGAAGGCTCTTTTCTGAATTCTCCAATTCAGCTTTTAACTGATGCTTTTGTCTGTTTAGACTAAACCTGCTGTTCATGAAAGCACCTCAGAAGACAGAGATGCAAAACCTGCAAGAGAAGCTTCAAAATCTCCAGGGAAGACTTCAATAAAAGAGGAAGCCTCAGAAGATTCTGTTACTTCAGCGACTATATCCCAGGTGTTTAACTCTTGCTAAACTTCATAATTAAACATGATTTAAGAGTTAATTTACATATCATTTATTTTGTATCTTATTACTGCAAGCTTTCTGTGTTTTCTGCTAATAGCCTGTTTAATTTATTCAATGTTTCTGGGTTTCCCTCTTGCAATCAGATGTATCATCCTAATCACAAGTGTTCCTCTGGTTTTGCCAACGTATCACCTCTATATTGAAAAGCAAGAACCATATTCTATTAATTTATGAATATGCTTTTCATTTTACAGGAGCTGTTCTCTTCACATGAAATTAGTGATGAAGAATCTGCCAAATCCAAGGTTGCTGATTTTAATTAACATCCAGTTTAGACCTTGATTTACTTTGTCTCTTCATACCACCCATATGTCACATCAACCATTTGTCCTTTCTcatgttttgatttatttttttgctcATCCTCCAGATTCCTCCAGTTAACTTTAACTCCAGTTGCATTGGTCTCTAACACACATTCACATTCCAACCTTTGTTGCTTTTTGATCCTTATTACCTTGATCTTCACCATTCTTTCTTACTCAGAGCACTGAAGCAAAGCAGGATTTGCAAAGGAGGTCCTTGCTGGCCAGACAAGAATCTGAAGAAGCCATGGAGCAGATGCAAGAGCTTGTGACCCAGACAGTGGTGGTTGAACACAAACATTCCAACATCATTACAAACTCCTCAGGACCTGCTGAAGTCGAGAAAGAATTCTTAGCATCTGAAGGAATTGATGGAGtattggaggggaagaagctatcaACACAAACTAAGGTGATTAAACAAGAAGAAAATGACAGTGCTGTGTCTGAAGCCAGTACTCCGAGTACCAAAAGTACTGAAAAGCAGCTCACTCAAGAGGACGGAGTTGATCAGCACAAAAGCAATGaccaggagcctgaaggcacccAAGAGAAACCTCAACATGAGGTAACCCTTTAGGAAGCAGAATGCATGCCCCCACCTTCTACATTTCACGTCTCCCTGGGTGTAAAACTGTAACCATCTCATCTAATCGCTTGCTTCCTCAAAATTAACCACAATAGATCAGATTTACCAAAGGATGGTGATTTCATAAACTGGACATTTATAAGGGTAAAAACACGTCACAGGAATTTCAGAACAAGTTAGTTTGCATCTGTAATGGAAAAGGATAGGTTAACATGTTGGGTGCCTATCCAGCACATTGACCAGTAATGTTGTAACCCTCTTCTGTAtgcagatgttgactgacctgtcTATTGTGAACAGTTTCTGTTTTAC contains the following coding sequences:
- the LOC127578716 gene encoding remodeling and spacing factor 1-like isoform X6 produces the protein MTTESGTDSELTNVQQPSPQQEQQPAIQQEMADNKEHLAADSNSKQDQNAEKDKKTETIPKVVEELDVGETDDDKTSERTTPGRTPKSPLKGSKKPKTMPCKVTLLDGTEFECEVEKRAKGQMLFDLVCEHLNLLEKDYYGLTFCDSESQKNWLDPSKDIKKQIRSGPWHLAFTVKFYPPDPTQLSEDITRYYLCLQLRDDIISGRLPCSFVTHALLGSYTVQAELGDYDPEEHGPDYVSEIRFAPNQTKELEERVAELHKTYRGMTPGEAEMNFLENAKKLSMYGVDLHHAKDSEGIDIMLGVCANGLLIYRDRLRINRFAWPKILKISYKRSNFYIKIRPGEYEQFESTIGFKLPNHRAAKRLWKVCIEHHTFFRLVSPEPPPKGFLVMGSKFRYSGRTQAQTRQASALIDRPAPYFERSSSKRYTMSRSLDGEFFRPASVGENHDALLKESMKDASETSRTETPDTTQSDSKKSSQKSEKTDEVTTPTKIKEMKTEREDEPKLRQEFLDKSEDVLLKHQANINELKRTLQESTNIKISHGDREKKLTTSPSKPKEKEQEESEKLKESARAEEEVKEEPTSQVGAIALSLEASAKKSLASSPEGSDEWVIIEKQASRLEELVVVEVKSDRNESKEEEAVEAISLVCDKKQIDLELSSPEMELIKEAIHKDEPCEDKSPVTEEICILSAEQKEDSSESIGSIEKTRTITTPLHCTELPKSDQQEEPEVEKHKAEYEVAFEKVLDEECLISEHKHVDDTSVCSSESLEQVSIHTREKLSKSKEDLKSDSQPCKGAQSTLPVQMTGREESKSVSPENGKTRCEEPKDSKDISPQDGEKKPDSLTADRKGPGFQGESLQEVEAELQAFDQEEEIEPTFQIDSNHTFTSILSVTEKDELHSEKGKTSDTKVAIQKDSMSIYEEKHDSKSSYSVAVKESEIITEVEGKAASPLDTIEAHKAEGACAFEEDSEVSQPCSMRWDNNESRTFSEKESETCDLKPHSIGEEERSNLEVHRKDPKPCTREDDGKKRKPCTLQEEGKEPRPGTLEGEGKEPSPCMLEDEGQEARPCTLEDEGKEARPCTLEDEGKEPRPCTLEDEGKEPRPGTLEGEGKEPRPCTLEDEGKEPRPCTLEDEGKEPRPCMLEDEGQEPRPGTLEDKGQEPRPCTLEDSGKEPRPGTLEDEGKEPRPGTLEDDGQEPRPGTLEDDGQEPRPGTLEDDGQETRPGTLEDDGQETRPCTLKNEGKESKPSTLEDDGNERRLCLPKDNGIGTRPCTLEDNGEKFNDNKMLKQLSQSDANDSVQVVSQSNDRDELKDFFPRTASDEYKICSSAHVSSVLDCSKSTNMTEYNNLASNELLSEASQDQFLVNNKVDSRTESQKEYSEGKLSELDSPDLELSDQQVVLRAEFSHVERLQPSTITLLPSKSREEEPKSNQVTELEYVRITELPKVDPLKPICKPGRESILFMRDREFPNPSEQLAEIYSSAKLKERDPDVYDMGSATLKDKISYFELKLGENIYLKKPVKVLEQAAQISEVGSPDSGCEVELTEAVTKPAVHESTSEDRDAKPAREASKSPGKTSIKEEASEDSVTSATISQELFSSHEISDEESAKSKSTEAKQDLQRRSLLARQESEEAMEQMQELVTQTVVVEHKHSNIITNSSGPAEVEKEFLASEGIDGVLEGKKLSTQTKVIKQEENDSAVSEASTPSTKSTEKQLTQEDGVDQHKSNDQEPEGTQEKPQHEDVTKTKTGLSSEVPTVKMETTSKETFLPLEIKIPTKTTQIANSPDPGNEVVTSSQTIVSETPSASAVDNNSGAVSVTSSQSVTSETISTSTTTHITKSVKGGFSETRIEKRIIITGDADVDQDQALALAIKEVKQQHPDMLVTKAVVYKESESETEQNAKESKE
- the LOC127578716 gene encoding remodeling and spacing factor 1-like isoform X8, yielding MTTESGTDSELTNVQQPSPQQEQQPAIQQEMADNKEHLAADSNSKQDQNAEKDKKTETIPKVVEELDVGETDDDKTSERTTPGRTPKSPLKGSKKPKTMPCKVTLLDGTEFECEVEKRAKGQMLFDLVCEHLNLLEKDYYGLTFCDSESQKNWLDPSKDIKKQIRSGPWHLAFTVKFYPPDPTQLSEDITRYYLCLQLRDDIISGRLPCSFVTHALLGSYTVQAELGDYDPEEHGPDYVSEIRFAPNQTKELEERVAELHKTYRGMTPGEAEMNFLENAKKLSMYGVDLHHAKDSEGIDIMLGVCANGLLIYRDRLRINRFAWPKILKISYKRSNFYIKIRPGEYEQFESTIGFKLPNHRAAKRLWKVCIEHHTFFRLVSPEPPPKGFLVMGSKFRYSGRTQAQTRQASALIDRPAPYFERSSSKRYTMSRSLDGEFFRPASVGENHDALLKESMKDASETSRTETPDTTQSDSKKSSQKSEKTDEVTTPTKIKEMKTEREDEPKLRQEFLDKSEDVLLKHQANINELKRTLQESTNIKISHGDREKKLTTSPSKPKEKEQEESEKLKESARAEEEVKEEPTSQVGAIALSLEASAKKSLASSPEGSDEWVIIEKQASRLEELVVVEVKSDRNESKEEEAVEAISLVCDKKQIDLELSSPEMELIKEAIHKDEPCEDKSPVTEEICILSAEQKEDSSESIGSIEKTRTITTPLHCTELPKSDQQEEPEVEKHKAEYEVAFEKVLDEECLISEHKHVDDTSVCSSESLEQVSIHTREKLSKSKEDLKSDSQPCKGAQSTLPVQMTGREESKSVSPENGKTRCEEPKDSKDISPQDGEKKPDSLTADRKGPGFQGESLQEVEAELQAFDQEEEIEPTFQIDSNHTFTSILSVTEKDELHSEKGKTSDTKVAIQKDSMSIYEEKHDSKSSYSVAVKESEIITEVEGKAASPLDTIEAHKAEGACAFEEDSEVSQPCSMRWDNNESRTFSEKESETCDLKPHSIGEEERSNLEVHRKDPKPCTREDDGKKRKPCTLQEEGKEPRPGTLEGEGKEPSPCMLEDEGQEARPCTLEDEGKEARPCTLEDEGKEPRPCTLEDEGKEPRPGTLEGEGKEPRPCTLEDEGKEPRPCTLEDEGKEPRPCMLEDEGQEPRPGTLEDKGQEPRPCTLEDSGKEPRPGTLEDDGQEPRPGTLEDDGQEPRPGTLEDDGQETRPGTLEDDGQETRPCTLKNEGKESKPSTLEDDGNERRLCLPKDNGIGTRPCTLEDNGEKFNDNKMLKQLSQSDANDSVQVVSQSNDRDELKDFFPRTASDEYKICSSAHVSSVLDCSKSTNMTEYNNLASNELLSEASQDQFLVNNKVDSRTESQKEYSEGKLSELDSPDLELSDQQVVLRAEFSHVERLQPSTITLLPSKSREEEPKSNQVTELEYVRITELPKVDPLKPICKPGRESILFMRDREFPNPSEQLAEIYSSAKLKERDPDVYDMGSATLKDKISYFELKLGENIYLKKPVKVLEQAAQISEVGSPDSGCEVELTEAVTKPAVHESTSEDRDAKPAREASKSPGKTSIKEEASEDSVTSATISQELFSSHEISDEESAKSKSTEAKQDLQRRSLLARQESEEAMEQMQELVTQTVVVEHKHSNIITNSSGPAEVEKEFLASEGIDGVLEGKKLSTQTKVIKQEENDSAVSEASTPSTKSTEKQLTQEDGVDQHKSNDQEPEGTQEKPQHEDVTKTKTGLSSEVPTVKMETTSKETFLPLEIKIPTKTTQIANSPDPGNEVVTSSQTIVSETPSASAVDNNSGAVSVTSSQSVTSETISTSTTTHITKSVKGGFSETRIEKRIIITGDADVDQDQALALAIKEVKQQHPDMLVTKAVVYKESESETEQNAKESKE